A genomic segment from Polyangium mundeleinium encodes:
- a CDS encoding thioredoxin domain-containing protein — MNHARGRRRAAFVSTALILLAACAPPPPVQPAVAVSQDEPGRRPLAVPEAANEGEGAAALPDPGTAIPVGPDAPAWGNPLAPVTMVIWGDFECPFTSRLMATLALLQQQYGPDKLRVVWKHNPLPFHRNARPAHLAAETVLRLGGASAFWKFHALAFRNQRSLDVPSFNDWAAQSGIDPWAFQAAFDQQRFAANVDADLAFAKQVGVRGTPASFINGIFLAGAQPLTKFQEAIDAELEEAAALRRKGVPPERVYAELSEQNYKNAPPPVPPPPPPSDSDTAWKIPLDGSPARGKSTALVTMVMFGDFQCPFCKRSIATLTELEAKYGDKLRLVFKHNPLPMHSRAEAAAELAIEAGVQKGEAAFWKAFQALFDTQDRLADPELENLAIALGLDVKRVKKAIASHTHAARIERDLDLADDFKVMGTPHFFVNGRRLIGAQPREAFEALIDEEIKKAEKLIAAGTPAANIYDALQKDAKGPEPVERILAPAPTKDHPAKGAPAGAAVTIQMFADFQCPFSKRAQPVIDELIAAFPGKVRVVWRHFPLSFHKHAQLAAEASVEAFRQKGEAGFWAFSARLWEDQTEQGLSRPAIERKAAEAGLDVAKLSAALDARTHWKVVQADLELAERLKITGTPAFVINDYFVGNAQPLRNFKRIVTRALKPNEPIASGTLKADARQPVPLVATSPPPLSPPPSPSPAPPAPAASAVTPAGHLGAKHLIVMYAGSKRAPATITRSRSEALALAQDAHKRLQAGARFDDIVAQYSDEPGAAQRGGDLGTFPKGAMVREFEDAVLNLGVGETSGIVESPFGFHIIVRTQ, encoded by the coding sequence ATGAACCACGCACGTGGACGGCGCCGCGCGGCGTTCGTTTCGACGGCCCTGATCTTGCTCGCCGCTTGCGCCCCCCCGCCGCCCGTGCAGCCGGCGGTGGCGGTAAGCCAGGACGAACCGGGGCGCCGCCCCCTCGCCGTGCCCGAGGCGGCCAACGAGGGCGAGGGCGCGGCCGCGCTCCCCGATCCCGGGACGGCCATCCCCGTCGGTCCCGACGCCCCTGCCTGGGGAAACCCGCTCGCCCCGGTCACGATGGTCATCTGGGGCGATTTCGAGTGCCCCTTCACGTCGCGGCTCATGGCCACGCTGGCGCTCCTGCAGCAGCAGTACGGTCCCGACAAATTGCGGGTCGTCTGGAAACACAACCCGCTCCCGTTCCACAGGAATGCGCGCCCCGCCCACCTCGCGGCCGAGACGGTGCTGCGGCTCGGGGGCGCGAGCGCATTCTGGAAGTTTCACGCCCTCGCGTTCCGGAACCAGCGCTCCCTCGACGTCCCCTCCTTCAACGACTGGGCGGCCCAGAGCGGCATCGATCCTTGGGCGTTCCAGGCGGCGTTCGACCAGCAGCGCTTCGCCGCGAACGTGGACGCGGACCTCGCGTTCGCCAAGCAAGTCGGCGTCCGAGGGACGCCGGCCTCGTTCATCAATGGCATCTTCCTCGCCGGCGCTCAGCCCCTCACGAAGTTCCAGGAGGCCATTGACGCCGAGCTCGAAGAGGCCGCCGCGCTCCGGCGCAAGGGCGTTCCCCCCGAGCGCGTCTATGCCGAGCTCTCCGAGCAAAACTACAAAAACGCGCCGCCGCCCGTGCCGCCTCCCCCTCCGCCGTCGGACTCGGACACGGCCTGGAAGATCCCGCTCGACGGCTCGCCCGCGCGCGGCAAATCGACCGCGCTCGTGACCATGGTGATGTTCGGCGATTTCCAGTGCCCCTTCTGCAAGCGGTCGATCGCGACGCTCACCGAGCTCGAAGCCAAGTACGGCGACAAACTGCGCCTGGTGTTCAAGCACAACCCCCTGCCCATGCATTCGCGCGCCGAGGCGGCCGCCGAGCTCGCCATCGAGGCCGGCGTGCAAAAGGGAGAGGCCGCCTTCTGGAAGGCCTTCCAGGCACTCTTCGACACCCAGGATCGCCTCGCGGACCCCGAGCTCGAAAACCTCGCGATCGCCCTCGGCCTCGACGTGAAGCGCGTGAAAAAGGCAATCGCGTCGCACACGCATGCCGCGCGCATCGAGCGCGATCTGGATCTGGCGGACGATTTCAAGGTGATGGGCACGCCGCATTTCTTCGTCAATGGCAGGCGCCTCATCGGCGCGCAGCCCCGCGAGGCGTTCGAAGCCCTCATCGACGAGGAGATCAAGAAGGCCGAAAAGCTCATCGCCGCGGGGACGCCGGCCGCGAACATCTATGATGCACTCCAGAAAGACGCAAAGGGCCCCGAGCCCGTGGAGAGAATCCTCGCCCCCGCGCCCACGAAGGACCATCCGGCCAAAGGCGCGCCGGCCGGAGCGGCAGTGACCATTCAGATGTTCGCCGACTTTCAGTGCCCTTTCAGCAAGCGCGCGCAGCCGGTCATCGATGAGCTCATCGCCGCCTTCCCGGGCAAGGTCCGCGTCGTCTGGCGGCATTTTCCCCTCTCCTTCCACAAGCACGCGCAGCTCGCTGCCGAGGCCTCCGTCGAGGCCTTCCGGCAGAAAGGCGAGGCCGGCTTCTGGGCCTTCTCGGCGCGCCTGTGGGAGGATCAAACCGAGCAGGGCTTGAGCCGCCCGGCCATCGAGCGCAAAGCCGCCGAGGCGGGGCTCGACGTGGCGAAGCTCTCGGCAGCACTCGACGCGCGCACCCATTGGAAGGTGGTCCAGGCCGATCTGGAGCTCGCCGAGCGCCTGAAGATCACGGGCACGCCGGCCTTCGTCATCAACGATTATTTCGTAGGCAACGCGCAACCTCTTCGCAACTTCAAGCGGATCGTCACGAGGGCCCTGAAGCCGAACGAGCCCATTGCCTCCGGCACGCTGAAGGCCGACGCCCGGCAGCCCGTGCCCCTCGTGGCGACGTCCCCGCCGCCGCTGAGCCCGCCGCCGTCCCCGTCCCCGGCCCCGCCCGCGCCCGCGGCGTCGGCGGTGACGCCCGCGGGGCACCTGGGCGCAAAACACCTGATCGTGATGTATGCGGGCTCCAAACGCGCGCCTGCGACCATCACGCGCAGCCGGAGCGAGGCGCTGGCGCTCGCGCAGGACGCGCACAAGCGGCTGCAAGCGGGGGCGCGCTTCGACGATATCGTCGCACAATACAGCGACGAGCCGGGCGCCGCGCAACGCGGGGGCGACCTCGGCACGTTCCCGAAGGGCGCGATGGTCCGCGAATTCGAGGACGCCGTGCTCAACCTCGGCGTGGGCGAGACGAGCGGCATCGTGGAGTCGCCGTTCGGATTCCACATCATCGTGCGGACGCAGTAA
- a CDS encoding zinc-dependent alcohol dehydrogenase, whose amino-acid sequence MKAVVFHGVGDIRLDDVREPKIKEPTDAIVRLTASAICGTDLHFVRGTMSGMKPGTILGHEGVGVVEELGKDVRNLRKGDRVVVASTIACGTCSYCRAGYQSQCDKNPNGKQAGTAFFGGPIQTGPFDGLQAEFARVPFAHVGLVKLPDGVSDDQAILLSDIFPTGYFGAEIAEITPGDTVAVFGCGPVGLFAIVSAQMLGADRVLAIDTVPSRLDMARALGAEVIDYNEEDPIETIQRLTDGIGVDRAIDAVGVDANRPHAGPAKVSREDKKEADRMVEQVAPRTNEDGDNWHPGDAPSQALTWAVEALAKAGTLSIIGVYPPQMKWFPIGIAMSRNLTVNMGNCPHRRFIPKLLDLVASGVVDPTKILTNREPLVSVIDAYKAFDRRMPGWVKVELAPPSAPAKKAA is encoded by the coding sequence ATGAAAGCCGTCGTGTTTCACGGGGTCGGCGACATCCGGCTGGATGACGTCCGCGAGCCGAAGATCAAAGAGCCGACGGACGCGATCGTGCGCCTGACGGCGAGCGCGATTTGCGGGACCGATCTGCACTTCGTCCGCGGGACCATGTCCGGGATGAAGCCGGGCACGATCCTCGGGCACGAGGGGGTCGGGGTCGTCGAGGAGCTCGGCAAGGACGTGCGCAACCTGCGGAAGGGCGACCGCGTCGTCGTCGCCTCGACCATCGCCTGCGGCACCTGCTCGTATTGCCGAGCCGGCTACCAGTCGCAGTGCGACAAGAACCCGAATGGCAAGCAGGCCGGGACGGCCTTCTTCGGCGGGCCCATCCAGACCGGCCCGTTCGACGGGCTCCAGGCCGAGTTTGCCCGCGTCCCCTTCGCGCACGTGGGCCTCGTCAAGCTGCCCGACGGCGTGAGCGACGATCAGGCGATCCTGCTCTCGGACATCTTCCCCACGGGGTATTTCGGGGCGGAGATCGCCGAGATCACGCCGGGCGACACCGTGGCCGTCTTCGGCTGCGGGCCCGTGGGCCTCTTCGCGATCGTGAGCGCGCAGATGCTCGGCGCGGACCGGGTCCTCGCGATCGACACCGTCCCCTCGCGCCTCGACATGGCGCGGGCGCTCGGCGCGGAGGTGATCGATTACAACGAGGAGGACCCGATCGAGACGATCCAGCGCCTCACCGACGGGATCGGCGTGGACCGCGCGATCGACGCCGTGGGCGTCGACGCGAACCGCCCGCACGCGGGGCCGGCGAAGGTCAGCCGCGAGGACAAGAAAGAAGCCGATCGAATGGTCGAGCAGGTGGCGCCGAGGACGAACGAGGACGGCGACAACTGGCACCCGGGGGATGCCCCGTCGCAGGCGCTCACCTGGGCCGTGGAGGCCCTCGCGAAGGCCGGGACGTTGTCCATCATCGGCGTCTATCCGCCGCAGATGAAATGGTTCCCGATCGGCATTGCCATGTCGCGCAACCTCACGGTGAACATGGGCAATTGCCCGCATCGCCGGTTCATCCCGAAGCTGCTCGATCTCGTCGCGAGCGGCGTCGTGGATCCCACGAAGATCCTGACGAACCGGGAGCCGCTCGTCTCCGTGATCGACGCCTACAAGGCATTCGATCGGCGCATGCCGGGCTGGGTCAAGGTCGAGCTCGCGCCGCCCTCCGCCCCTGCGAAGAAGGCGGCCTGA